gttgatttattattatttcttttcctttagctttagcttgttttgcttcttgcttagctgaaactaatcgtactccttttgattttgctgaagggcaatctgagttagtttcaggatttaatattgagtatggtgcgggtggttttactttaatttttttagctgaatatactagaattgtcttcataagaatgttattggctttaatttttttgggcagtgatttttattcttttatattttttattaagcttgctattatatcttttggtttaatttgggttcgtggaacattaccacggttccgttatgataaattaatgtacttagcttgaaaaagttttttacctttatctttgaatttttttattttctttgttggtttaaagattttatttatctcatttgtttagtgaaattttttgagaaaagttaatagaagagttaaacttctaattttatgttttcaaaacatatgcttttcctaagctaattaactttattccttaattaatttatctcattcgtttgcgacatggacattaattaagaaatatgtgaagtaaataattgttaagatttgacctgttataatataaggttcttcaacaggtcgtttaccaattcacgttagtaagcatacaacaactactataattcagaataaaatttgattaatagggtaaaattgaatgcctcggaatggtgttttattataaaatggtaaaattattaagattctaattgataaaaataatgcaataacacctcctaacttattagggatagatcgtagaattgcatatgcaaataggaaatatcattctggttgaatatgaactggtgttactaatgggttggcaggtacaaagttatctggatctcctaataggtaaggattaattaaacatagtataattaataatgatgttattattacaaatgtaatagaatccttaaaggtaaagtatggatggaatggaattttttcaatatctccatttagtccaagaggattattagatcctgtttggtgaagaaaaaataaatgaattgctgctatagcagcaataataaatggtaatacaaaatggaatgtgaagaatcgatttaatgttgcattatcaacagcgaatcctcctcatactcattggactaaatctgttcctaagtatgggattgctgataataaattagtaattactgttgcacctcaaaaagatatttggcctcagggtaagacatatcctataaatgcagttgctataactaaaaataaaatcactgtaccaattattcaggtatgtatatatatatataagatccatagtaaattccccgtcctacatgtaagtaaatacaaataaaaaatatagatgctccatttgcgtgtaaggttcggataattcaaccattatttacgtctcggcagatgtgtactacactactgaatgctatttcaatatttgatgtataatgtatagctaaaaatagtccagttacgatttgaattaccaaacataaccctaatagggatccaaaatttcatcaaaatgaaatatttgttggggcaggtaagtcaattaaagagttattaataattttaattattggatgtcttaatcgtaagggtttattcattagtaattatcttattttacgaataggacCCTGATTAattttggtgattttaacaactgctagtagtgctaaaaataaataaattattattattattgtaataatgaatgttagtctattatataatttttctaaagatattgttatttcttgataattgattgaattatcaatatttatagtttcggtgtttttgaaaaagtctataaatatagatatatctagaataattaatattaatatgataaatactcacattattaatgtaataattatagtgattgatttaggctgaaatatttcgtttgatgcaattcttgtaatgtaaataaataatactagtataccaccaagaaatgttaaaaataaaatatatgataatcaatatctttctattattgttcctgttaattaatccaactaggaaggtttgaaggataataaaaagcattattgatattgggtgtcttaatttaataaaattaatatttattacatttgataatgatataattattattttgatcatttcaggggttagtttatttaaaataccggttttggggaccgatgatggaagcttttccacctctgaagttttaaaagtgggggctggacttaattccggtttacaagaccggcgttttttttaaactattaaaactaatgtttatattctctatttttacttctttattgatttattttgctggtgtttatgttttttcttctaaacgtaaacatttattaatggttcttttgagattagaatatattgttctttctttatttatgttagttattgtttttcttattgagtttgattatgattatttttttcctgttatttttttagttttttctgtttgtgagggtgctttaggtctttctattttagtttcaataattcgttctcatggtaatgatttttttaattcttttggtttatctttatgttaaagtatttatttataactatttttttgatccctctttgtttattaaataattgttgatggttggttcattctttaatgtttctgtcgggttttgtttttataatttgtgtttattcatatgctgatttgaatataattagatattattttggtattgattatttttcttttagtttaattttacttagtttttggatttgttctttaataatcactgctagaagttcagtttatttaagttcatatcattctaatttttttgtttttatggttttgattttaataattatgctttattgttcatttgctagattaagtcttctttctttttatatttttttttgaggctagattagttcctactttacttttaattttgggttggggttatcaacctgagcgtttgcaggctggtgtttatttaattttttatactttggttgctagattacctttattattagttttatttaaggtttatgatttttctaatactttatattttcctttattggttgattttggttcttattattttatgttttatgtatttataattttggcttttttagttaagatacctatgtttttggttcatttatgactttctaaggctcatgtagaggcccctatttcaggtagaataattcttgctggtgttttattaaagttaggtggttatggtatttttcgtgttataaaggttatttcttatttgggtttaaagtttaattatttttgattgtctttaggtttatctgggggtgttattgtaagatttatttgttttcgtcaggttgatttaaagtctttaattgcatattcttctgttgctcatataagaatggttattggtggattgatgactatgaattgatgaggttgtgtaggttctctttctctaatggttggtcatggtttatgttcttctggtttattttgtttttctaatattatttatgaacgtttaggtagacgaagattattaattaacaagggtataattaatttgatgccaagaatggctttatgatgatttcttttaagatcatcaaatatggctgctcctccttctttaaatttggtaggtgaaattagattattaaatagaattatatcttgatcttcttttagattcttagctttgatttttttatctttttttagagctgtttatactttgtatatatattcttattctcagcatgggaattattattctggtgtttatacttgttctcttggttattttcgtgaatatcatcttttacttttacattgattgcctttaaatattctctgtttaaagggtgaatatttctttgtttagtttgcttaagtattttaattaaaaatattgttttgtggaatcaatgatatgaagtttttcatcttaggccgtgaatttattttctatttgttctttgagttttttttctttgtttatttcgagaactataatttttattttaggtatttattatttaataattgattatagagtttttgttgagtgagagcttttcaatttaaatggttctatagttgttataactttaattttggattgaatatctcttatttttatttcttttgttatatatatttcttctttggttatttattatagagaggattatatatctggtgaaaagaatataaatcgttttattattattgttttaatatttattctttctataggttttttaattattagtcctaatttaattagaattttattaggttgagatggtttaggtttagtttcttattgtttagttatttattatcaaaatgtaaaatcttatagtgctggtatattaactgcactttctaatcgtattggtgatgttgctattttaatttctattgcatgaatgttaaattttggtggttgaaattatatttattattatgattttatttctaattcttttgaaataaagctcattactatattaattgttttagcagctataactaagagagctcagattcctttctcttcatgacttcctgctgctatagcagctcctactcctgtttctgctttagttcattcttctactcttgttactgctggtgtttatttattaattcgttttagaccaatattggatacttataattgtggttgatttttacttttaattggttgtataactatatttatggctggattgggcgctaattttgagtttgatttaaagaagattattgctctttctactttaagacaacttggtttaataataagaattttggctataggttatccaaagcttgcattttttcatttattggctcatgctttatttaaggcattattatttatatgtgcaggttcaataattcataatttgaaggattctcaggatattcgttttataggatcaattgttaatttcatacctttaacttcagtttgttttaatgtttctagtttatctttgtgtggaataccttttttagcgggattttattcaaaggatttaattcttgagatggtttgtttaagatgaattaattgtttaatttttttctttattttttttctactggtttaactgcttcttattcttttcgtttgttttattattcaatatctggtgataataatttttattctagattttcttttgatgataagggttattatatttcatttggaataattggtctattgtttgttgctgtttttggtggtagtcttttatcttgattaatttttcctattcctcatgtgattgctttaccttattatttaaagtttttaactattacagttgttattttaggtgcttatttaggttatcttatttctaattttgatttttctcataatttattttctttaagtatactttcttttgttagatttgctggttctatatgatttataccttttctttcaactaagtttattagatatattcctttaaaaataggttattattcatctaagtcatttgattatggttgaggtgaattacttggtggtcaaggtttatatagattatttatttatttaattggttatattcaaggttgatatgattctaatttcaagatttatcttttaacttttattttttgaatatttattttgggaatattgtttttcgtttacttaaatagcttataattagagcgtgacactgaagatgttaaggaagtatttttacttttaagtatttataaatatagatatattatttttacagtgaaaatgtaatgttttatttaaactatataaattttagaaatgttaacggagtttaaccgctaatataaaaagttagcagctttcatattggctttacatttccttaattggaactattatagttcaattatattattaacagtaatacgcctctttttggcttcaattaataagaataagggtagtacataccaatcttccaggtcgaaactgactgcaatatttcgcttcttattctatttaaggttgattgataatatcaatactttttgaatgcaacccaaatgttatatttaactacaaccctttattctgctcattgtaatgctccttggtttcattcatggtatagtcctcctaatagaactagaataaaaaatattgttgatactgttcagattataatgtctgaagttttaaaaataattacaattggtagaattagtgcaatttctacatcaaaaattaaaaagattactgcgattaggaagaatcgtattgagaatggtattcgtgctgatctttttggatcaaacccacattcaaatggtgatcttttttctcgatcattaattaatttttttgatagtcttgttgccaggattataacaattattggaataataaatctaatgaaaactcttgttattgaattagaattgtttttcttgatttatatcaagctttctgattggaagtcaaatgtactattaatactagaaaaacaattatctacctcatcaataaatagagatatataagaataatcatactacgtctacgaagtgtcagtatcatgctgctgcttcaaatccaaagtgatgtcttggtgaaaattgatttattgagtgtcgaagtagacatgttgataaaaagattgttccaataattacgtgtaaaccatggaatcctgttgcaacaaagaatgttgatccataaactgcatctgcaatggtaaaaggtgcttctcaatattcatatgcttgaagtattgtaaagtatagtcctaataacactgtgaagaataatccttgtagtgcttgagtatgattagattccattaaactatgatgtgctcatgttactgttactcctgatgctaaaagaatagctgtattaagtaatggaatttgtatagggttaaagggttgaattcctattggaggtcatagtattcctagttcaattgttggtgctaatcttcttctaaagaatgctcaaaaaaaagaaacgaaaaataatacctctgatgcaataaataaaattattcctcatcgtaatccaattgatacaaatcctgtatgtaatccttgatatgttccttctcgtactacatctcgtcatcattgaattatagttagtagggtaattccaaatccaattatgaaaagttaatattaaataggtggaatcattttgctagtcctgatactaggactattgctccaattgctcctgttaatggtcaaggtctatagtctactaagtggaatgggtggtttgagtgagttgttaacataggtttaatatacttctctagaatatagagttcttagaattgagaaaacataggcttgaattattgctactgctgattctagaattaatagaagtatttgtccaataattagtaatgagattaagtttattgctatagatggtcctgtgtttcctaataaggttaataataagtgtcctgcaattatatttgctgccaaccgtactgctaatgtacctggtcgaataacattactaattgtttcaattagtactataaatgatattaatgcaggcggtgtaccttgtggtacaaggtgtgtaaatatatgattagtatggttaattcatccaaataatataaatcttagccatataggtagggcaattgcaaatgttaatgctaaatgtcttgttctagtaaaaatataagggaataatcctatgaaattgttaaataatattataataaaaattgagatgaaaatgaatgttgttccattaaatgattttggtccaagaagtgttttaaattcattatgtaaggttaaatttagtttatttcagataatgttaattcgtgatggtgtaagtcaaaatagtgaggggattaataatagtcctagaaatgttctagttcaatttaatgataaattaaagatgttagttgatgggtcaaatgttgagaatagatttgttatcattttcaatttaagttttttatttcaattgttcctttttctgctcttttaataaggttaggtttaaatgagaagaagtttatttgattaaacaagattaatgtagctgaaaatataatgaatagtgagaatcatataagaggggatatttgagggatttggatataatttccccatcagaagtagtcgttaatttactattatttggtttaagagaccattacttactttcggtcatctgatgaatttcaaggtgtactaattttttttagttactttagattgacactctaatgttatttattttaactaactccttaaattatcttagataatcacttaataaataaatttactgaagttctttcaattacaattggtataaatctgtggtttgctccacagatttctgagcattgtccaaagaataatccaggtcgatttattgtgaatgttccttgatttaaccgacctggcgttgcatcaattttaacccctaatgcaggaactgctcatgagtgtagaacatctgatgctcttgttaatactcgtacttctgtatttattggtaggattgttcggttatctacatctagtagtcggaatccatcattttctaggtcttgttctggtgttatataagtgtcaaattctacgtctatgaagtctgaatattcatatcttcaatatcattgtcgtccaatggttttaattgtaattattgcatctactgaatcatcaagtaaatataatagtcgtaatgatggaagggcaataaaaattaatgtaattgctggtaaagctgttcagattgtttcaattaaatgtccatgaagtatattacggttagtataggcaataaataatatataacttagggcataacctacaattactgtgattaataataatacgaccatagtatgatcatgaaagaatgataattgctccattaatggtgaagctccatcttgaagagataaatttgatcatgttgccattaataaatattttctaataaaaggtcaaacctttatatgtagagcttaaatctactgcactaatctgccatattagaatctagagattaatggtaattctgagtaactatgttctgcatgagggttattttgtagtcattctgttgatcttcttatgttagctctaaatataattgctcggtttgtaatcattctttctcatataattacaatgaatataatgattcctacaatagaaattgtagacccaattcttgatactacgtttcatgatgtatatgcgtctgggtagtcagagtatcgtcgaggtcaaagaatgatgtatttaaatttcgatctgttaataatatagtaatagctcctgctaaaactggaagtgaaagaaggagaagtaatgctgtaatagctacagatcatacaaataaaggtgtttgatctaaagttatactttctgatcgtatattaattgctgttgtaatgaaattcactgcaccaagaatagatgatacacctgctaagtgcagtgaaaaaatagctagatgtacagatgcacccccgtgtgcaatagctccagctagaggagggtaaactgttcatcctgtaccagcaccattatctactatagaagatgtaagaaggagggttagtgaaggtggtagtaatcaaaaacttatattatttattcgtggaaatgctatatctggtgcaccaattattagtggaacaagtcaattaccaaatccaccaattataataggtattactataaagaaaattattacgaatgcgtgagctgtaataataacattataaatctggtcatccccaattagagatccgggttggccaagttcagcacgaataagtattcttattgatgttcctactattcctgctcatgctccaaatatgaagtataaagtaccaatgtccttatggtttgttgagaataatcatttttgcggtaagatggctgaattttaggtggtagactgtaaatctacttatgagatgttttctctcttatcatatttaggtcttatattcaattatgattctagactgcaattctagaggtgtaaaattttactaaggcctaaaagattattcttttaattataactttgaaggttattagtttgattaacttaagtccttagtataatgaaattaaggttgatgttgaaatcaatcctattgttgaaattattactgttataggaagaatgattcttgatttttgggactttatctttatagatcacgaattttctgtgtatgatataattagagctgagaatctaatacgtatatagtagtagagtgtaattgtagtaaatacaactataatagttataatagttgttatattgttttctattaatgattgtattacaattcattttggtaagaatcgaaggaatggtggtagtccacctaaagataataaagataagaatattatgaatttaatttcggtttttatatttctggctgaataaatttgatttatgaaaaataaatttatttgcgtaaataataaaactataattaatcttaatagtgagtaaataatgaagtatagtgctcagatgttttctctgactgttaatgatctaattattcaacctagatgtctgattgatgaatatgctaaaagttgtcgtaaggatgtttgatttaaacctcctattgccccaataataattcttaagataataattgttcaaataaaagttcttaattgaatacaataagataagaccattattggggcgattttttgtcatgttattaatgttaaacaattatttcatcttgatgctcctataacttctggaaatcagaaatggaaaggtgcagctccaatctttaataatagtctagatctaattattattgatgggataaattctgtttcccatcccatgggatattttatttgaatcagcaaaattgaaaataataatattgtcgatgctattgctaggaaaataaaatatttaattgatgattcatttattattatatttttatttcttgttaggagcggaataaatgaaagtaagttgatctcaagtcctattcaaaccccaaatcaggaatttgatgaaatggacaggatcgttcctatcattaatgttgataggaagagaagttttgtagagttgttggtcattaaaaaggagaggattgatacctctataaatggggtatgaacccattagcttgcttagcttacctttttacattaaggtgtatgatgcacgttagtttttgatactaaagtaggtagtttaattctatcttatgtaattttaatgaaggtaattttatttactttatttaccctatcaaggtaaccctttaatcaggcacttcatttatttaatatataaatcgaaagtttttttttgaaattcttttatgtattattttgtttaattaggattaatttatcctgctcattttatttatatatatatatatatatatatatatatatatatatatatatatatatatatatatatataataaataatttatattaaaatattacatttaattgaaattaaagtattataagttcatcttaccattatcaattgattatgttaatgcaattatttacctaggattatagctacttatgtttttagcttaaaataggttattataatataatatatataataatatgtaatttaatatttaatataattataattggatataataaataaaattattaatttaaatataaaatatttaattaatataaataattatattaattataataatataattatgtaaattatctataattagattatttaactaatatatatgaaagttaacttaatataaaaaaaagaattcatattaataacatattatattaaattacataattgtataaaatatatttattatattatttaatctatctttatttattagtgaaaagaaagattaaataagaaagaatataatacatttattgctatacatgttccatattaatctttaattatatataatagagaagttgttgtggtcatacataggggcgtttcttttttttttgttaatgtttgtggtttttttcttttttttctttaaatatttgaatcttttattttttcctgaattaatagatttaaaattttcttattttttatttttaaaagttttattcttgcttgtttattcactttttctttgtattatatgtaagttttgttagactaaatgttctttttgcagtaatttgatttaattatcaagtgattttggatttagcaattgatttagtatcggcataattcgtgccagcagccgcggttatacgattgatacaagtgaatattattggtcaaaacagttgtttatattattagggttgaaatataaatttgtaaggtgaaatgttaaaatttatttgtggccctttttatgaatctgtgaaatttaaataataaactaggattagataccctattattttatatgttaattatatttaccagggtactattagttaaggtctttaaacccaaagaatttggcggtatctcattccattcagaggaacctaccccatgattgataatacacgatttactctacttaatttatttgtttgtatatctccgttatcagagaatctttttagagttataattctcaagatttataattataaaatatttcaggtcaaggtgcagcttatagttaagaggaggtgggttacaatagatttttgtttataacggatttgatagtgaaatactgttaatgaaggtggatttgatagtaatttaatttatttaatttaactgatattggctctgagatgtgtacacatcgcccgtcgctctcattattgattattctattttattttaaagtagctttaatttagatgagataagtcgtaacatagtagatgtact
The Schistocerca gregaria isolate iqSchGreg1 unplaced genomic scaffold, iqSchGreg1.2 ptg000066l, whole genome shotgun sequence DNA segment above includes these coding regions:
- the LOC126301283 gene encoding NADH-ubiquinone oxidoreductase chain 5-like: MAGLGANFEFDLKKIIALSTLRQLGLIIRILAIGYPKLAFFHLLAHALFKALLFICAGSIIHNLKDSQDIRFIGSIVNFIPLTSVCFNVSSLSLCGIPFLAGFYSKDLILEMVCLR